A section of the Phaseolus vulgaris cultivar G19833 chromosome 8, P. vulgaris v2.0, whole genome shotgun sequence genome encodes:
- the LOC137823583 gene encoding coronatine-insensitive protein 1-like produces MATATKLSDVVLDCVMPYIHDPKDRDAVSQVCHRWYELDSLTRKHVTIALCYTTTPDRLRRRFPHLESLNLKGKPRAAMFNLIPEDWGGFVTPWVKEISQYFDCLKSLHFRRMIVTDSDLQVLACSRGHVLQALKLDKCSGFSTNGLYFIGRFCRNLRILFLEESSLVDDDGDWLHQLALNNTVLETLNFYLTDIANVRIQDLELIARNCPNLSSVKITDCEVLDLVNFFRHASALEEFCGGSYNEESEKYAAISLPAKLSRLGLTYITKNEMPIVFPHAALLKKLDLLYAMLDTEDHCTLIQRCPNLEVLESRNVIGDRGLEVLARCCRKLKRLRIERGDDDQGMEDEEGVVSQRGLIALSHGCPELEYLAVYVSDISNASLEHIGTHLKKLCDFRLVLLDREEKITDLPLDDGVRALLRGCDKLRRFALYLRPGGLTDVGLGYIGQYSPNVRWMLLGYVGETDEGLLKFSKGCPSLQKLEMRGCSFFSEYALAVAATQLTSLRYLWVQGYGASPSGRDLLAMARPYWNIELIPSRRVFVNNQQEEPVVVEHPAHILAYYSLAGPRTDFPDTVIPLDTATYVDT; encoded by the exons ATGGCAACTGCTACTAAGTTGTCGGACGTGGTGCTGGACTGTGTGATGCCGTACATCCACGACCCCAAGGACCGGGACGCGGTGTCGCAGGTGTGTCACCGGTGGTACGAGCTCGACTCGCTCACGCGGAAGCACGTTACGATTGCGCTCTGCTACACCACCACACCGGACCGCCTCCGGAGGCGGTTCCCGCACCTAGAGTCCCTGAACCTGAAGGGGAAGCCCCGGGCAGCAATGTTCAACCTCATACCAGAGGATTGGGGAGGTTTCGTTACACCGTGGGTTAAAGAGATCTCTCAGTACTTTGATTGCTTGAAGTCACTTCACTTTCGCCGCATGATTGTGACGGATTCCGATCTTCAGGTTCTCGCTTGCTCACGCGGTCACGTACTTCAGGCGCTCAAGCTCGATAAGTGCTCCGGATTCTCCACCAATGGCCTTTATTTTATTGGTCGCTTTTGCAG GAATTTGAGAATCTTGTTTTTAGAGGAAAGCTCGCTTGTTGATGATGATGGTGACTGGCTCCATCAGCTTGCTTTGAATAATACAGTTCTAGAGACACTAAATTTTTACTTGACTGATATTGCCAATGTCAGAATCCAGGACCTTGAACTTATAGCCAGAAATTGCCCCAACTTAAGCTCAGTGAAAATTACTGATTGTGAAGTATTGGATTTGGTGAACTTCTTTCGACATGCATCTGCTCTAGAAGAATTTTGTGGAGGTTCCTACAATGAGGAATCAGAGAAGTACGCTGCTATATCATTGCCAGCAAAATTAAGTCGTTTGGGTTTGACATATATTACAAAGAATGAAATGCCCATAGTGTTCCCTCATGCAGCCTTACTGAAAAAATTGGATCTTTTGTATGCAATGCTGGATACAGAGGACCACTGTACGTTAATCCAAAGGTGCCCTAACTTGGAAGTACTTGAG TCAAGGAACGTAATTGGAGACAGAGGATTAGAAGTGCTTGCTCGCTGTTGTAGGAAGCTTAAAAGGCTTCGGATTGAAAGAGGTGATGATGATCAAGGAATGGAGGATGAAGAAGGTGTGGTTTCACAAAGAGGACTAATTGCTTTGTCACATGGCTGTCCAGAGCTTGAATATTTGGCCGTTTATGTATCCGACATTTCAAATGCATCTTTAGAACACATTGGTACTCACTTGAAAAAACTTTGTGATTTTCGCCTTGTCTTGCTAGACCGTGAAGAGAAAATAACTGATTTGCCACTTGACGACGGAGTGAGGGCTTTACTGAGGGGTTGTGATAAGCTCAGAAGATTTGCTCTGTATCTGAGACCTGGGGGCTTGACCGATGTGGGATTGGGTTACATAGGACAATACAGCCCCAACGTGAGATGGATGCTTCTAGGGTATGTAGGAGAGACTGATGAAGGGCTTTTGAAATTCTCTAAGGGCTGCCCCAGTCTTCAGAAGTTGGAAATGAGGGGATGTTCCTTTTTTAGTGAGTATGCACTAGCTGTTGCTGCAACTCAACTAACTTCTCTGAGGTACCTATGGGTTCAAGGGTATGGAGCATCTCCTTCTGGGCGTGATCTTTTGGCAATGGCTCGCCCCTATTGGAACATTGAGTTGATTCCTTCTAGACGCGTCTTTGTTAATAATCAACAGGAAGAGCCTGTAGTTGTTGAGCATCCGGCTCATATTCTTGCATATTACTCCCTTGCTGGCCCAAGAACAGATTTTCCAGATACTGTTATACCTTTGGATACTGCAACATATGTTGACACGTAA
- the LOC137823995 gene encoding transcription factor DIVARICATA-like isoform X1, whose product MELETLYPPCFMPDSNWFVQESHSTEWTREDNKKFESALAIYDKDTPDRWFKVAAMIPGKTVFDVIKQYRELEEDVSEIEAGRVPIPGYLASSFTFELVDNHNYDGCRRRPAPIRGSDQERKKGVPWTEEEHRRFLMGLLKYGKGDWRNISRNFVVTKTPTQVASHAQKYYIRQKVSGGKDKRRPSIHDITTVNLTETAASDKIKSPLFNLSPMITPQQKLNSMSKVQLDWTSHCNDGSLMVFNPNTDNLFVSSSSDITSMALKMQGQDLYDCALHEAYAKIKVPGFGMAPRDFNNEAVFGIHAL is encoded by the exons ATGGAATTGGAAACCCTCTACCCTCCTTGTTTTATGCCAGATTCAAATTGGTTTGTGCAAGAAAGCCACAGCACAGAATGGACTAGAGAGGATAACAAGAAGTTTGAAAGTGCCCTTGCTATATATGACAAGGACACCCCAGATAGATGGTTCAAGGTGGCAGCCATGATCCCTGGGAAGACTGTGTTCGATGTGATCAAGCAGTATAGGGAATTGGAAGAAGATGTGAGTGAAATTGAAGCAGGGCGTGTTCCAATTCCTGGTTATCTTGCCTCTTCTTTCACCTTTGAGCTTGTTGACAACCACAACTATGATGGATGCAGAAGAAGGCCTGCACCTATCAGAGGTTCTGAtcaagagagaaagaaaggggTTCCCTGGACTGAAGAGGAACACAG ACGTTTTCTGATGGGGCTTCTAAAGTATGGTAAAGGAGACTGGAGAAATATCTCTCGCAATTTTGTGGTCACAAAGACTCCCACCCAAGTTGCTAGCCATGCACAGAAGTACTACATAAGGCAAAAGGTTTCTGGAGGGAAAGATAAAAGGAGACCTAGCATCCATGATATAACCACTGTTAACCTTACCGAAACTGCTGCATCAGATAAGATCAAGTCTCCGTTATTTAACTTGTCGCCCATGATTACACCACAGCAGAAGCTGAATAGTATGTCAAAAGTACAGTTGGACTGGACTAGCCACTGCAATGATGGATCACTCATGGTTTTCAACCCAAATACTGATAACTTGTTTGTGTCCTCTTCATCTGATATCACTTCCATGGCCCTGAAAATGCAAGGGCAGGATCTCTATGACTGTGCTTTACATGAGGCTTATGCCAAGATAAAAGTTCCTGGTTTCGGCATGGCTCCTAGAGACTTCAATAATGAAGCTGTTTTCGGTATTCATGCACTGTAG
- the LOC137823995 gene encoding transcription factor DIVARICATA-like isoform X2: MVFPRFCTNLKDSNWFVQESHSTEWTREDNKKFESALAIYDKDTPDRWFKVAAMIPGKTVFDVIKQYRELEEDVSEIEAGRVPIPGYLASSFTFELVDNHNYDGCRRRPAPIRGSDQERKKGVPWTEEEHRRFLMGLLKYGKGDWRNISRNFVVTKTPTQVASHAQKYYIRQKVSGGKDKRRPSIHDITTVNLTETAASDKIKSPLFNLSPMITPQQKLNSMSKVQLDWTSHCNDGSLMVFNPNTDNLFVSSSSDITSMALKMQGQDLYDCALHEAYAKIKVPGFGMAPRDFNNEAVFGIHAL; encoded by the exons ATggtttttccaagattttgtACGAATCTAAAAG ATTCAAATTGGTTTGTGCAAGAAAGCCACAGCACAGAATGGACTAGAGAGGATAACAAGAAGTTTGAAAGTGCCCTTGCTATATATGACAAGGACACCCCAGATAGATGGTTCAAGGTGGCAGCCATGATCCCTGGGAAGACTGTGTTCGATGTGATCAAGCAGTATAGGGAATTGGAAGAAGATGTGAGTGAAATTGAAGCAGGGCGTGTTCCAATTCCTGGTTATCTTGCCTCTTCTTTCACCTTTGAGCTTGTTGACAACCACAACTATGATGGATGCAGAAGAAGGCCTGCACCTATCAGAGGTTCTGAtcaagagagaaagaaaggggTTCCCTGGACTGAAGAGGAACACAG ACGTTTTCTGATGGGGCTTCTAAAGTATGGTAAAGGAGACTGGAGAAATATCTCTCGCAATTTTGTGGTCACAAAGACTCCCACCCAAGTTGCTAGCCATGCACAGAAGTACTACATAAGGCAAAAGGTTTCTGGAGGGAAAGATAAAAGGAGACCTAGCATCCATGATATAACCACTGTTAACCTTACCGAAACTGCTGCATCAGATAAGATCAAGTCTCCGTTATTTAACTTGTCGCCCATGATTACACCACAGCAGAAGCTGAATAGTATGTCAAAAGTACAGTTGGACTGGACTAGCCACTGCAATGATGGATCACTCATGGTTTTCAACCCAAATACTGATAACTTGTTTGTGTCCTCTTCATCTGATATCACTTCCATGGCCCTGAAAATGCAAGGGCAGGATCTCTATGACTGTGCTTTACATGAGGCTTATGCCAAGATAAAAGTTCCTGGTTTCGGCATGGCTCCTAGAGACTTCAATAATGAAGCTGTTTTCGGTATTCATGCACTGTAG